From the Drosophila willistoni isolate 14030-0811.24 chromosome 2L unlocalized genomic scaffold, UCI_dwil_1.1 Seg168, whole genome shotgun sequence genome, the window TTCTTCTCTCTTACAACTtcttaataaattaaaaaattaagctGAGGGTTATGCAACCCTTGGGTATTTGGTTAAGAAATATATCCACAAACGTTAAGAAACAACTCCCTCTAACTTATCTCTTCCTCTAAGTTATATACTCCCTCTTACCTATCTCATCTGACATTTGGctaattaaacattttaactGCCCAAGTAAAgctcaatttttaaaattattaaattgtcaCTTAATTTATTAAGTAACCCTCGCATCTACTTATAAGTACAGACAGCCAAATCTTTTGTAGGTATTTTGTCTCATTAACTAATTGCCTCTTGGCAGAAGAGacgcagaaaaaaaaataacacatataaaaaacaaaaacttcagcaaaaaatatgtaaaacaGTTGTAAAATCTTAATGATCatcttgttgttgctttgttCATATCttttgatattttgttttgctcaTATTTAAAGTATGGGGCCgaatgtatataagtatatatatatttatagccaatttgaaaacaatttggACACACAACTGACATAAATCAAACGTTGTCAATATATGaataaacagaaaaaaaagaaaaaaagagaccTACAGATGCTTCAAATTGCcgcaaaagaagaaaaaaacacaaattgaaaCATATGTGAATGGGTGATGGGGGGTATAGCCGAATTTTCtcttgtatttattttttttttcttttgcagtttatttgccaaaaatgaaataaggaagcaattttgcaaatttaCAAAACGAACAGAAACGAAttcatacaaacaaaaaaatgggaGCAGCAGCACAAGAAAAAGGAGTATGAGTATCAGTATGAGGAGGATGACTACAAACCAAACGAAAaagtttcgtttttgttgaaTAAGCATAAAAACCAAAGGCAAATGCCAAGCAAAAATGTAGCcaaaataagtaaaatgaagcaaaaatacataaaatataaGCTCGGCGTACAATTGAAATGGAAACCAACCCCacaataaagaaagaaaaaaacaaaattctgcCAACTCCCCACCAAAAACAAATCTTTCTGCCCTACCAACAAGCAATTCAAAACCGTAACCTTCTTCCCCCTTGCGCTCTGCCATGCCAATTTTCATACTAACCAAAACCATTTTGCGCCTTTCAAGAATGGACTATATAGAAGGAGGAGGCAAATCCTCCGCCACATCGTACAACACAGTTCAGTGATTTTACTTAAGTTTTTTGGACTCTGGACTACGTTTCAATTCCGTTGCCTGCTGCCTGCCTTCGTTCGTTCTTCTCTTTGGACTGTGCGTATTCTCCTCCAGTTAGCATAAAGTAAGCAGCTCAAAGTGATTGATGGTTGAATGCATAAATTATTGATGGCCGAGACGGCACTAGACAATGCCAAACCACCCTCCCCCCCTATCACCACCCCATGTGGGTGATGACAATGGAAACAAgggagatagagatagagagaaacgAACTAAGAGGCAAACACTGGGCGGCAATTGGTGTGGAATGATGCTTTAAAAactgttggttttgtttgccAAATGATGTGCTAAAAATGTGAACAAGTAGTTGTTCGGCGATAAAAGTGCTCTAACAATTTTTGTGAAGCTGATTTAGTCTATTAGAAAGCACTTCAATTGTTGACTACAAAATGTGGGAAAGCAAGATAAACTAGATTGAATTTAAAAGCTCTATTGTGACACCATACAACCCATGAACCAATGGACAAGACATTCTTAATTTATGACTATGTAGGaaatgtaaaaatttatttggtttaaTGCGATgtaagaaaattttaattttggaaatggTGAAATCGAAAGTAACGTGTCAATATACAatgtttatgcccaaccgggcaacacaagggttaaaggaggcggaagctttcacctcgcgccgctctcccgatggtgcccatcgctctccccacgaaagaactccccacacttcgctccaagcggggcttggtgccctgctcttaattaagctagttttagtgtcaaacttacaagtgaataaaaaagaacattGAAGTGAGATTGCTGCAGTGCCCAATTTCTTGAAGGAAGACattttaaggaaaaaattcatttagctgcctacttaggaaattcaacccccctacgaatacatttggtccttcgagccggatactaAGATCCTCTCGAACCACTAGCATCGGTGGAATTTCATCCATATTTCaagctaagtaatttttttgcaaattataggtatatgagtacatgtacatgcctccagcatccgtacccatactcacatacatataattgttgCCATTGATTCTCCTAATCCAAGTAAAAATTACTTTCGCGCAAATTTTTCCTCctcaaaggagagaaaattttggtccccaaattttcatacatatatatgtgtccagtacataaggcgccatattggttcgcccacttcaagttttttcctcgcactttggcatatataggccaagtatataaggcgccatattttatttgcctatttccaatatatattttttcgcaatttcaaaaaaatattaacacatatgtatgtatgcagtgAATCAAACCTACGAAAAAAGTGATCTCCTACAtataagatatatatgtatatgcaagcagagtgtgtgaatgtgacaaaaattacaaacatatccagtgctacattaaatccaaaaataaaggttttgtgcaaatacagtCCACTCCTGGGAAAAGTGTGCGCGCAGTGAAAGGTGGTTTTcaacgaagagaagaaaattttcaatacaaataataaagatttttaaaaaaaaaaaacgaaagtgaaccaccctctcacatataaaagccacacttaGACATTTCTGGTGACCAGACACCCTATAAAGTTGGGGGCATATCGGTTAGACACAGCAAAagaaatcatattaaaaaaaaaaaaaaaaaaaaaaaacattaatttatataaagaaatccgatccattcacacctctgcatatcgccattccatattttcatatttaaaaaaaaagaaaaaagagaaaaagaaatttttaaatacatatatatatactccaacattttacatatccatacacatacatatatatacatatttttccatacataaaattttacatatatatatacatatccatacacatacatatatatacatatttttccatacataaaattttacatatatatattcatatccatatacatatacattccacaaaatttctaattttttcgcacacaaatatatttttccaccACCGCGAACAAATCCCGCTATCCCTTGcagcctatatacatacatacatacgagcatacataagtaccgcttaactgcagtataccagcacagctgcaagctcatgtgccaaagaccggcacaaagcaaacgaccaaaagtagctgtgctgtataccctaggttggcaggcactttgtggggtatataggttgaagggtcacgttgaggaaaaaaatcgaataatatttaattggtaaaaatttgtgttccgcgtttttgtttattctattcccacgcgttccaagtcgtattttttggagttatatttcaattccaaaatattcccacgtgttccaagtcgtatttttggagttctatttcaattccaaagtattcccacgtattccaagtcgtatttttggagttacatttcaagtccaaaatattcccacgtgttccaagtcgtattttttggagttatatttcaattccaaagtattcccacgtgttccaagtcgtatctttggagttagattccaattccaaagtgtttccaagcgtttcaagtcgtatctttggttctattgcaattccaaagtattcccacacgttccaagtcgcatctttggagttatattgcaattccaaagtattcccacacgttccaagtcgtatctttggagttagattccaattacaaagtgtttccaagcgTTTCAAGTCTTATCTTTGGttcgatttcaattccaaagtgtttccacccgctccaagtcgcatctttgtagttatatttgaattccaaggTGTTCCAAGCCGTTCCTAGGGTTTTTTGGCAGTGTTCCAAGTCATTCCAAACGTACCAGCTcgttttctggttttttttttttcaatctatTTCAAGGCGTTTCAAAGCCGTTCTTCAAGTGGTTTGGTAGTGTTCCAGTTTTTCCCAAACGTTCCAGTTCGTCTTTTTGGCTAATTTTCAAGCCGTGCCAAGCCAGCTCACCACTTTATAACCGCCACTCTCTGGGGTTATGAGCACGAGCCCGTCAAAAGACGAGAAAGCAGCTGAGAACACTGCAGCCCCGAGCAAATCCTCAATTGCTGCTCCAGGTCAGCGCCAGAGGAGTACCAGCCCTACTACTCCTCCTTCCCGAGCATTTCAGACCCTCTCTAGTCCACTAACTCTCAAGTCCGCACCATCGAGCACGACCTTTCAGCAAGCCACGTCAGAGCCACGACGAGCAAGCCAAAAAGAGGTCAAATCATTGGTACCACTTCCACAGATTTTGGTAACCGCCCCAAGAGTCACTCGGTCCGAGACCAAAAGGGTTTTAGCTGCTTCCACCAtggctttgaagaagtttgGTTCCATTTGCGATAAACTAAGTCAGTTTGAAGTCGACAACCACGTCACGTCACTGTCCGAGGTCAGCGTATTTACGCTCCAAGTCCGTCGTGATCGAGTTCAAGCGTTGTGGGAGAAGGTCGAGCAGGAATATGAGAAATGCGAGGCACTCATAGATGGTAAAGACGATAACTCTGAAGATTTAGCCATCCAAgctaaatatgacaaatgctATCAAGTTTACGAGCGATGCACGGCTCGATTAAACGAGCTTATCCATGAAAGGTCTGCTCCGACTCCTCCGAACCGTCATGCGCCTACCTCTGCACCAGCAGAACGAGGCTGTCGATTGCCACCCATTGACACAGAAGTCTTTACGGgagattatttaaaatggcccacgttccgtgacttgtttacagccatctacataagcgattcgcgaatttcccctgttgaaaagctgtaccatctcctagcgaaaacgaggggtgaagccaacctcattgtagcaaaattcccgcttacaaatgatggttttgaaacggcatggaatgcacttaaacagcgtttcgaaaataagcgacttatcgtgaacagccaattccgagcacttcttgacctgcctcaaatttcccatgagtccggaaaagcattacaggatcatcagaatgCTCTGCAGGCATCCATTCGCGCTTTTGAGCACTGTGGCCTGCCAGTAACCACTTGGGGAGGCatgttcgtatttttctgttccatcaaattgccaaagaatACCCTTTCATTATGGGAGCAATCTCTGGGAGACAAGACTGCCATTCCAGAGTGGCAAATGATGGACGATTTCCTCACTGAGCGGTTCCGTACGCTCGAAGCGGTGgaaaatacaactgcaatGGCTATTTCGGTTCCCACATCGAAACCTCCACGAAATCCGATTCCAGCCACCCGAAAGGCTAATACATTTGAAGCCAAGGtgaccaccaaaccaaaatcctgtgatctctgtatgaaggagaatcacccggtgcgtcgatgtccccgcttccttcagatgacggtgccagagagggtggcatacataaagaaaaagtccctttgtctgaactgtttcgcaagaggacatcaagtaaaagattGTCCGAGTCAGCACAATTGCTTCACGTGCAAGGGGCGTCACAATACGCTCTTGCACAAGGACGCCCGACCGGAGAATAATCCAACGTCGGTCCCAGCTCAGCCCAGTTCGCACAATATTGTCCGGACTTACTTTACCTCTGAGGCAAGGTCCTCACGAGATAAGTTGCTAGGTACAGCGATCGTGGACTTTTGGCACAAGGGCACTACTTATGCTTCACGGGCGCTATTAGACCCGGCTTCTGAAGCCAATTTCATATCCGAAAGAATGTTCCGACTCATGAagttaccattccaaactGTCAGGGCCGAAGTGACAGGCATTAACGGAAAGGTCAATAGAACCTTGAAGGTCTGTCACATAAGCATTCGGTCATCGCATGGACCTCCAGTCCAGATCGAGATAGAAGCGTTTGTCTTGTCCCAAGTTGCTGATGATTTGCCGTCATGTACGATAGCCCAAGCCACACTGGAAGGAATGCCCAATATTCCTCTAGCCGACCCCTCCTTCAGATTAAAGGCAAAGATCGATCTACTCCTTGGCATTGATGTAATACCAGCGGTGACTCTTTCCGGCATCCAGACCGAAGTGTGCGGATCTTTAATGGCTCAAGAGACGAGATTCGGTTGGGTCATTTCAGGCCCGTTGCAAGGGGTCCCCGTCAGTTCATGTGCCGCGTTCACCACGAGGGTCGCAGTTAGCAGAGAGGAGGGACTTGAAACTCTTCTCACaaggttttgggaggtggaggatCTACCGGGCAAACCGGTAGAAGATTCTGACTCTGTTTGCGAGGTCAATTTCCAGAAGACCACAAGAAGAGATGTTGCGGGGAGATATACGGTCTCACTTCCGTTTCGAGATCCAACCAACATCAACCTTGGTCATTCCAGACCAGGGGCATTGGCTCAGTTCCTAAAAAACGAAAGCCGACTCCTTAAAAAtattccggcaaaaactgagtatgacGCCGTCATCCAAGAATATTTGGACTTGGGCCACATGCGTCAGGTTCCATTTGACGGcactaataacaatttttatttgccacaccatgcgGTTTTCAAGCCCGACAGCACCACAACAAAGGTACGGGTAGTTTTTAACGCCTCTAGCAAGTCCACCAACGGAGTAAGTCTCAACGACATACTTTACCCTGGTCCGGTACTTCAGTCCGATCTCACTACTCAGATTCTCAAGTGGCGTTTTTTCCGAGtagttttcaatgccgacatcacaaaaatgtaccgccaaattatggtcgatccaatccacacgccatttcagaggatcctgttccgaaataaagaggggcaacttggtgattacgagctgaataccgtcacgtttggcattaactgtgctccgttcttagccatccgagtacttcagcaactcgcaagtgatgtacaatccaaatttcctttggctagcgatattatcaagtcctatatgtatgtcgatgatgtcCTGGCAGGGGCTCATAATGAAACAACGGCAATCGCAATGGTCAATGAACTTCAAGACGCTCTTGGTTCAGCTGGCTTTCCCTTGCGCAAGTGGACATCGAATGTGAAGAGCGTGCTCAGTTGTATTCCAAAGAGTCATTTACTGAATGCTGATTTCCTCGACATCGAAGAGGCCAGCACAGCGAAAACACTGGGAATCCGATGGAAAGCGACTacggatgagttttattttgtcatctcaccccaagatgtcaagtcagcttatactaagcgagaagtcctcgggcagatcgccaagctattcgatcccgctggctggctggctccctttgtgattcaagccaaggtgtttatgcaagagctCTGGTTACAAGAGCTAGGGTGGGATGATCAATTGCCCAGTGAACTCCATCACAGGTGGCAGGATTTTACAAAGAGCTACTCCTTCCTTGACCAGATCCGAATTCCACGATGGGTTCTTCATGACCCAAATTCCGACAtccaattccattgtttttgcgATGCGTCACAGCGGGCTTATGGTGCCGCAATTTACGTGCGCGTTAGCAATGACCAAGGCATATCATGCTGCCTTCTTGCAGCGAAATCTAGAGTCGCCCCGGTTAAAACGGTTTCATTGCCCCGCCTTGAATTATGCGGAGCTACACTTTTAGCGGAACTGGCAGCTGCAGTTCTTCCGCAACTTCCAGTTGATAATGCGGAggctttttattggtcagATTCCACCGTCGTACTGTCGTGGTTAAACAAGCCACCCTGCACATGGACAACGTTTGTCGCAAATCGGGTAGCAAAGATTGTGACGGCAACAAATGACGCCCCATGGAATCACGTTCGTTCAGAGGACAACCCAGCAGATCTCCCTAGCCGCGGCCTGAGTGCGCAGGAATTGGTACACAAGGATTTGTGGTGGCACGGCCCACCATGGCTACGGGAACCACAAGAGTCCTGGCAGCGAGCGACACCACTCCCACTAGACACTGCCTTGGAGAAGCGGGTAGTGAAGGTCCACGTCGCGATCGCTAAGCCAGCCAACGAGATATTATCTCGTTTTTCCAATCTGGCACGTGCCTTACGAGTGATAGCATATGTGATCCGTTTCGGCAGAAGGTGTCGTAAACTGCCAAACGATTACTCCGGGGAGGTGACCTCTAGCGAGATCAATCAAGTACTCCAGGCGTTGATCCGAGTCACTCAGCGTGATTACTTTCCGACGGAACATCGGTGTCTACAGCAGAAGAAATCTCTGCCCACGTCTAGCACCATTCTCAATTTGAATCCTTTCATTGACGCATCAGGTGTGATCCGAGCATGTGGGCGCGTGCAACAAGCAGCGGCCCTTAGTTACGATGAGCGTAACCCCATTCTGTTGCCAGTAGTAAGTCCGTTGTCCCGGCTGTTGGTGCTTTTCACGCATCAGATCTCTCTCCATGGGGGCAGCCAACTGGTAGTCCGTCTCATCCGACAGAGATACTGGATTCCAAGACTGCGGAATCTAGTAAAATCGGTGGTCAATTCATGCAAAGTCTGTGTGATTTATAAAAGAAGGCTGCAATCACAGCTAATGGGCACCCTTCCGGCCCAGCGAACTACTTTCGCACGTCCTTTCACGACCACCGGTATAGATTTTGCAGGTCCTTTCGACATCAAGAGTTTCACCGGCCGCGCTTGCCGCATATCAaagggatatgtgtgtgtctttgtttgcttttccaccAAAGCCATTCACCTTGAGGCAACTTCGGATTTGAGTACCGAAGCATTTCTGGCAGCATTCGCTCGCTTTGTATCGAGGCGAGGGTGTCCCCAGCAAGTGCAGTCCGACAACGGGAAAAACTTCGTAGGTGCATCCAGAGTgcttgaaaaagatttcctaaATTCTACCCAGCAGAAAATATTATCCCACTACAGCCATCAGAATCTGTCCTGGCATTTCATCCCTCCCGGGGCACCACACATGGGAGGGttgtgggaggctggagttaagagttttaaaactctgttcTACAAGGCCACTTCCAACCAAAGGTATACTTTTGAAGAGTTCTCTACGCTGCTGGCTAAGGTAGAGGCGTGTTTGAACTCGCGGCCGATTTCTCCTATGTCTGAAGACCCCACCGACTCTTTAGCTTTGACCCCAGGCCATTTCCTAGTTGGCGGTCCATTGCTATCCGTGACGGAACCTGAAATCAAGGATCAGGTACCGTCTATCATTAACCGGTGGCAGCGTCTGAAGGCCGTGAGTCAGCATTTCTGCACCCGATGGAAAGACGAGTATCTGAAGGAGCTACATAAGCGCAATAAGTGGCGATTCCCTtctaaaaatcttgaagtgggcgatctGGTGGTACTCAAAGACGACAATCTTCCATTTAATGAATGGCGTCTCGGGCGAATCCACCAGACACACCCTGGCAGTGACGGCAATGTCCGCGTCGTCGAACTGCTTACCGCTCGCGGTATTGTGAAGCGTCCCGTCGCAAAGTTGATCTTTCTTCCTCCAgaagaaagaattcaaacCCATTACGTAAAACTACAGTAGCGTCCAGCACTTGGTCCTTCCTCCCAAGGAAGAAGGGCCGAGCTGCCAGTAGTAATATGTGTTTTATCGTCCTACATTAATCCGCTTTCTTCATTATTTGTCCCGGCAGCTTCCTGATATTCGTCAACCTAGATCCCGTTTCCATGGCTCCGAGACCGCGTTCAGTACAGGCATCGAAAGAGGAGCGCAGATGTTCGCGAGGAACTGAGTCCTTCCGTTGCCGAGTCTGTCGCGGAATCCATCCTCTGAAGCGATGCCGTCGCTTCCTGCGGCTGAACGTGGAGAAGAGGATGAGGGCAGTGCTGGCGAATAAGTACTGCGCCAATTGCCTGGCCCACCAACATTCCGGAGGAAGCTGCTTAAGCGGTGATAAGTGCCGAATCTGTGAGGAGGATCACCACACGCTGCTTCACTTCCATGAACAGCCACGTCGACGCACTCCAAGCTCCGTCGTACGCCGAGTCACCCCCGAGTCCTCCAGACGAAGGGTCGCGCCAACGCCAGCCTCCGATCCGAAACTGACCTTGACCACACTGCTGCAGCACCGCAATCCGCATCTGATGCCCACGGCGATGGTGCGCATTGAGACGGAGGGAAAAACCTTCGACGTGAAGGCCCTGGTGGACCCTTGTTCTGCGGTATCGTCGATGGCGACGTCATTGGCCACGGCCTTCAAGTTGACAGCCGTCAATATAGGGGCAGAGAAAGCGGTGGCAGCAGTGATCCGGTCCCCAATCAGTGAAGGATGGCGATTGGAGGCGATCCTGAAGGTGGTCGATGGCTTGTGCTGCCGCACTCCAAGCGCTCCGGTGGACCCACAGATCGCCAAAAAGTTTGAGGGCATCGTCCTGGCGGATGAGACGTTCTACCGACCGTCGTCAGTGTCTCTGGTCCTGGGCGCGGATGTGATCACGGAGGTCATGCTAGAAGGGAGTCTACCTGGGGTTGGCGGGCGGCCGATTGCGATG encodes:
- the LOC124459927 gene encoding uncharacterized protein LOC124459927 — its product is MAPRPRSVQASKEERRCSRGTESFRCRVCRGIHPLKRCRRFLRLNVEKRMRAVLANKYCANCLAHQHSGGSCLSGDKCRICEEDHHTLLHFHEQPRRRTPSSVVRRVTPESSRRRVAPTPASDPKLTLTTLLQHRNPHLMPTAMVRIETEGKTFDVKALVDPCSAVSSMATSLATAFKLTAVNIGAEKAVAAVIRSPISEGWRLEAILKVVDGLCCRTPSAPVDPQIAKKFEGIVLADETFYRPSSVSLVLGADVITEVMLEGSLPGVGGRPIAMRTVFGWTLSGACH